A region from the Microbacterium lacus genome encodes:
- a CDS encoding ABC transporter ATP-binding protein produces MAIEVRGLTKRYRDKVAVDDISFSVDDGGVFAFVGTNGAGKSTTIGCLTTLLPFDAGDVRVCGHDVRRDGEKVRDSIGVVFQESLLDPLLSVRENLRLRGRLSRVPRGPLEARIAQLSELIGLEEILDGRYGRLSGGQRRRVDIARALLHEPAVLFLDEPTAGLDPSSRALVWSTLHALSTHGDLTVFLTTHYLEETEEAARVCVIDDGRIVADDTPSALRARHSRSVLTVTTDDQDGLLALAHAAGADPALDAGAVVIGVPDANIARRILSAHGDHVQDFEFRHGRMDDVFLALTGRTAAEVGAA; encoded by the coding sequence ATGGCGATCGAGGTCCGTGGCCTGACCAAGCGCTATCGCGACAAGGTCGCCGTCGACGACATCTCGTTCTCGGTCGACGACGGCGGTGTGTTCGCCTTCGTCGGGACGAACGGTGCGGGAAAGTCCACGACGATCGGCTGCCTGACGACCCTGCTGCCCTTCGACGCGGGCGACGTGCGGGTCTGCGGCCACGACGTGCGCCGGGACGGCGAGAAGGTCCGTGACTCGATCGGGGTGGTCTTCCAGGAGTCGCTCCTGGATCCGTTGCTGAGCGTGCGCGAGAATCTGCGGCTCCGAGGACGACTGAGTCGCGTTCCCCGTGGTCCTCTCGAGGCGCGGATCGCGCAGCTGTCCGAGCTCATCGGTCTCGAGGAGATCCTGGACGGGCGGTACGGCAGGCTCTCCGGTGGGCAGCGACGACGGGTGGACATCGCCCGCGCGCTCCTGCACGAGCCCGCCGTGCTCTTCCTTGACGAACCGACCGCGGGTCTGGATCCCTCGAGCCGCGCGCTGGTGTGGAGCACCCTGCACGCCTTGAGCACCCACGGCGACCTCACGGTGTTCCTCACGACCCACTACCTGGAAGAGACCGAGGAGGCGGCACGGGTCTGCGTGATCGACGACGGCCGCATCGTCGCCGACGACACTCCGTCCGCCCTCCGCGCCCGCCACAGCCGGAGCGTCCTGACGGTCACGACCGATGATCAGGACGGACTCCTCGCGCTCGCTCACGCGGCCGGTGCCGATCCCGCGCTGGACGCGGGGGCCGTCGTGATCGGCGTGCCCGACGCGAACATCGCGCGACGCATCCTCTCCGCCCACGGCGACCACGTGCAGGACTTCGAGTTCCGCCACGGACGCATGGACGATGTGTTCCTCGCTCTCACCGGTCGCACCGCCGCCGAGGTGGGGGCCGCGTGA
- a CDS encoding ABC transporter permease, with protein sequence MNVVLAVIRRNLRIFFRDRLNVFFSLLGAVILFGLYTLFLGNLQTTDLTDSLPGATSAEVQAFVDSWMFAGIVLITTVTTGLGALSVLVEDDQSGRFRDFLVAPIRRGQLVLGYLLAAVIVAVILSLIVLAVSVVYLGVLRGVWLGVPEIARISGVVVLCCIAFTSLSALIVSFVRTSGAFSGLATIVGTVLGFIAAAYIPIGAFPDEVAAVVAALPFAQAGMLLRRDFAGDTLQTITADAPGAEDTLRAFYGMDLSVGDWAVPAWFVIGILVAITLICTVLSAVRIRGRIR encoded by the coding sequence GTGAACGTCGTCCTCGCCGTGATCCGGCGGAATCTCCGCATCTTCTTCCGTGACCGCCTGAACGTGTTCTTCTCGTTGCTGGGCGCGGTGATCCTCTTCGGGCTGTACACGCTCTTCCTCGGCAATCTCCAGACGACCGATCTGACGGATTCCCTCCCCGGAGCGACGAGCGCCGAGGTGCAGGCGTTCGTGGACAGCTGGATGTTCGCGGGGATCGTGCTCATCACGACTGTCACGACCGGCCTCGGCGCGCTGTCCGTGCTCGTCGAAGACGATCAGTCGGGCCGATTCCGCGACTTCCTGGTCGCCCCCATCCGGCGTGGACAGCTCGTGCTGGGGTACCTGCTGGCGGCCGTGATCGTGGCTGTGATCCTGTCCCTCATCGTGCTGGCGGTCAGTGTCGTGTATCTCGGTGTCCTCCGCGGCGTGTGGCTCGGCGTTCCCGAGATCGCGCGGATCAGCGGCGTCGTGGTGCTCTGCTGCATCGCGTTCACATCCCTGTCCGCGCTCATCGTCTCCTTCGTCCGGACCAGCGGTGCGTTCTCCGGCCTCGCCACGATTGTGGGGACCGTCCTCGGATTCATCGCCGCGGCCTACATCCCGATCGGCGCCTTCCCCGACGAAGTCGCCGCGGTCGTCGCCGCCCTGCCGTTCGCGCAGGCCGGGATGCTCCTCCGGCGCGATTTCGCCGGAGACACGCTTCAGACGATCACCGCGGACGCGCCCGGTGCCGAGGACACGCTCCGTGCCTTCTACGGCATGGATCTCAGCGTCGGAGACTGGGCGGTGCCGGCGTGGTTCGTGATCGGCATCCTCGTCGCGATCACCCTGATCTGCACCGTCCTGTCCGCCGTGCGCATCCGCGGGCGCATCCGCTGA
- the miaB gene encoding tRNA (N6-isopentenyl adenosine(37)-C2)-methylthiotransferase MiaB, with amino-acid sequence MTIPSSAPTTIAPSPAALTRDGSARTYEVRTFGCQMNVHDSERLSGSLESAGYVAAEPGDEADVVIINTCAVRDNAAGKLYGTLGHLASVKRRKDGMQIAVGGCMAQMDKQAVLEKAPWVDVVFGTHNMGSLPSLLERSRHNGEAELEILEALETFPSTLPTKRDSVYSGWVSISVGCNNTCTFCIVPSLRGKEKDRRPGDILNEVRLLVEDGAIEVTLLGQNVNSYGVEFGDRHAFGKLLRATGEIPGLERIRFTSPHPAAFTDDVIDAMAETPAVMPQLHMPLQSGSDRVLKAMRRSYRSERFLGILDRVRDRIPHAAITTDIIVGFPGETDEDFEDTMRVVERARFSSAFTFQYSIREGTPAATMPDQVPKAVVQERYERLIALQERISLEENQAQVGRQVQLLVSMGEGKKDAETHRLTGRAEDNRLVHFEVPAGSAVPRPGDVVSVTVTHAAPFHLLADSDGSPLQIRRTRAGDAWDRTQAESCAVPAPAQSARSGAVPLGLPSLRVGV; translated from the coding sequence ATGACCATTCCGTCTTCGGCGCCGACGACGATCGCGCCTTCACCCGCCGCGCTCACCCGCGACGGGTCCGCGCGCACCTACGAAGTGCGCACGTTCGGCTGCCAGATGAACGTGCACGACTCCGAGCGGCTGTCCGGCTCGCTCGAGAGCGCCGGATACGTCGCGGCAGAGCCGGGCGACGAAGCCGACGTGGTGATCATCAATACCTGCGCCGTCCGCGACAACGCCGCCGGGAAGCTCTACGGCACGCTCGGACATCTCGCGTCCGTGAAGCGGCGCAAGGACGGCATGCAGATCGCGGTCGGCGGGTGCATGGCGCAGATGGACAAGCAGGCCGTGCTCGAGAAGGCCCCGTGGGTCGATGTCGTGTTCGGCACGCACAACATGGGCTCGCTGCCGAGTCTGCTCGAGCGCTCCCGCCACAACGGAGAGGCAGAGCTCGAGATCCTCGAGGCGCTCGAAACGTTCCCCTCCACGCTGCCGACCAAGCGCGACAGCGTGTACAGCGGCTGGGTGTCGATCTCGGTCGGCTGCAACAACACCTGCACGTTCTGCATCGTCCCGAGCCTGCGGGGCAAGGAGAAGGATCGGCGTCCGGGCGACATCCTCAACGAAGTGCGCCTCCTCGTAGAGGACGGCGCGATCGAGGTGACCCTGCTCGGCCAGAACGTCAATTCGTACGGCGTCGAGTTCGGCGATCGCCACGCGTTCGGCAAGCTCCTGCGCGCGACGGGAGAGATTCCGGGACTCGAGCGGATCCGGTTCACGAGCCCCCATCCCGCCGCCTTCACCGACGACGTGATCGACGCGATGGCGGAGACGCCCGCGGTCATGCCGCAGCTGCACATGCCGCTGCAGTCCGGCAGCGACCGGGTGCTCAAGGCCATGCGTCGTTCCTACCGCAGCGAGCGGTTCCTCGGGATCCTCGACCGGGTCCGCGATCGCATCCCGCACGCCGCGATCACGACCGACATCATCGTCGGCTTCCCGGGCGAGACCGACGAGGACTTCGAGGACACGATGAGGGTCGTCGAGCGCGCGCGCTTCTCCAGCGCCTTCACGTTCCAGTACTCGATCCGTGAGGGCACCCCGGCTGCGACCATGCCCGATCAGGTGCCGAAGGCGGTCGTTCAGGAGCGATACGAGCGGCTGATCGCCCTGCAGGAGCGCATCAGCCTGGAGGAGAACCAGGCCCAGGTCGGGCGGCAGGTCCAGCTGCTGGTGTCGATGGGCGAGGGCAAGAAGGATGCCGAGACGCATCGACTGACCGGCCGCGCCGAAGACAACCGCCTCGTCCATTTCGAGGTGCCCGCAGGAAGTGCGGTGCCGCGCCCAGGCGACGTCGTCTCGGTGACCGTCACCCATGCCGCGCCCTTCCACCTGCTGGCGGATTCGGACGGGTCCCCGCTGCAGATCCGGCGCACGCGTGCGGGCGACGCGTGGGACCGCACGCAGGCCGAGTCCTGCGCCGTGCCGGCACCCGCGCAGAGTGCCCGCTCGGGCGCCGTACCGCTCGGTCTGCCGTCGCTGCGCGTCGGCGTCTGA
- the miaA gene encoding tRNA (adenosine(37)-N6)-dimethylallyltransferase MiaA, with protein MIDPPAPADQTARLIAVVGATGTGKSDFALDLAAALAERGHSAEIVNADAMQLYRGMDIGTAKLAPHERRGIPHHLLDVLAVTQEAAVAWYQEAARAAVEGILDRGSHAILVGGSGLYVSSVLFDFRFPPRDESLRSDLEAELDRVGPGVLFERLRLLDPDTAARVDPRNGRRVVRALEILAQGERTHGAALPDAPERWRSPEIIGLAVPRDELVVRLDERVEGMWRAGLLDEVRALRADGLEEGVTARRAIGYAQALGQLSGALTQTEAIAQTQALTRRYARRQVSWFRRYEDVTWLPAPAAPLARTEAARILGS; from the coding sequence GTGATCGACCCGCCGGCGCCGGCCGATCAGACCGCGCGACTCATCGCGGTGGTCGGCGCCACCGGCACCGGCAAGTCCGACTTCGCGCTCGACCTCGCCGCCGCGCTCGCGGAGCGTGGCCACTCTGCCGAGATCGTGAACGCGGACGCGATGCAGCTGTACCGAGGCATGGACATCGGCACGGCCAAACTCGCACCGCACGAACGGCGCGGCATCCCGCATCACCTCCTCGATGTGCTCGCCGTGACGCAGGAAGCGGCGGTCGCGTGGTACCAGGAAGCGGCGCGCGCCGCCGTCGAGGGGATTCTGGACCGCGGCTCGCACGCGATCCTCGTGGGCGGATCAGGACTGTACGTCTCGAGCGTGCTGTTCGACTTCCGTTTCCCGCCTCGCGATGAATCGCTGCGCTCCGACCTCGAGGCGGAGCTCGACCGCGTCGGACCGGGAGTGCTGTTCGAACGTCTGCGTCTGCTCGACCCCGACACCGCGGCGCGGGTCGACCCCCGCAACGGCCGACGAGTCGTTCGCGCCCTCGAGATCCTCGCGCAGGGGGAGCGCACGCACGGCGCGGCGCTGCCCGACGCGCCCGAGCGCTGGCGGTCTCCCGAGATCATCGGGCTCGCCGTCCCCCGCGACGAGCTCGTCGTCCGACTCGACGAGCGCGTCGAGGGCATGTGGCGGGCGGGACTCCTCGATGAGGTGCGTGCGCTGCGCGCGGACGGTCTGGAAGAGGGGGTCACCGCCCGGCGGGCGATCGGCTACGCCCAGGCACTCGGACAGCTGAGCGGCGCGTTGACGCAGACCGAGGCGATCGCGCAGACGCAGGCCTTGACACGGCGGTACGCCCGGCGGCAGGTCTCCTGGTTCCGCCGGTACGAGGACGTCACCTGGCTCCCCGCACCTGCCGCCCCCCTGGCGCGGACGGAAGCGGCCCGCATACTGGGGTCATGA
- a CDS encoding GNAT family acetyltransferase — translation MTTIRAFTLRDTESVIALWQATGLTRSWNNPHLDIQRKMTVQPELFLVAVDGHDIIGSVMAGYDGHRGWLYYLASDPQRRGQGIGRALVEAAEEALLEMGCPKVQLMVRPGNDEALGFYDTLGYERFSTTTTGKRLIAD, via the coding sequence ATGACAACGATCCGAGCGTTCACCCTCCGAGACACCGAATCCGTCATCGCACTGTGGCAGGCGACCGGGCTCACCCGCTCGTGGAACAACCCCCACCTGGACATCCAGCGGAAGATGACCGTTCAGCCGGAGCTGTTCTTGGTGGCCGTCGACGGCCACGACATCATCGGCTCGGTCATGGCCGGATACGACGGTCATCGCGGGTGGCTGTACTACCTCGCGTCCGACCCGCAGCGCCGCGGGCAAGGCATCGGGCGCGCGCTCGTGGAGGCGGCGGAGGAGGCTCTGCTGGAGATGGGCTGCCCCAAGGTGCAGCTCATGGTGCGCCCGGGCAACGACGAGGCGCTCGGCTTCTACGACACCCTCGGCTACGAGCGGTTCTCGACCACGACCACCGGCAAGCGGCTCATCGCGGACTGA
- the dapF gene encoding diaminopimelate epimerase: MPQTVSFTKGHGTGNDFVVIPDADSTLDLSDDQVAVLCDRRFGIGADGILRVVRSAALAETSSGGTRDHAEAAVAAGAEWFMDYRNADGSAAEMCGNGIRVFARYLADAGLAPIDHSPVRIGTRAGIKSVTRSELGFEVDLGAWRVEDAEVLVRAKGLDVPRPGLGIDVGNPHVVVALPHDGELDALDLTVRPQLHPEPAQGANIEFVVPSDPLVREGVGSIRMRVFERGVGETLSCGTGVAASALAVRDWAGVAAPDRWSVEVPGGVLGVRMVPVAGELHVLLSGPATLVYSGEVALA; encoded by the coding sequence ATGCCGCAGACCGTCTCGTTCACCAAGGGTCACGGCACCGGGAACGATTTCGTCGTGATCCCCGACGCGGACAGCACGCTCGACCTGAGCGATGACCAGGTCGCCGTGCTCTGCGATCGCCGGTTCGGCATCGGCGCGGACGGCATCCTGCGGGTCGTCCGCTCGGCTGCGCTGGCCGAGACGTCCTCTGGGGGCACGCGCGACCACGCGGAAGCAGCGGTCGCGGCGGGCGCCGAATGGTTCATGGACTACCGCAACGCGGACGGGTCTGCGGCCGAGATGTGCGGGAACGGCATCCGCGTGTTCGCCCGCTACCTCGCCGATGCCGGGCTCGCCCCGATCGATCACTCCCCGGTGCGGATCGGGACGCGCGCGGGCATCAAGTCCGTCACCCGGAGCGAGCTGGGGTTCGAGGTGGACCTGGGCGCCTGGCGCGTCGAGGACGCGGAGGTGCTCGTGCGCGCGAAAGGACTCGACGTGCCGCGGCCCGGCCTCGGGATCGATGTGGGCAACCCGCATGTCGTCGTCGCGCTGCCGCACGACGGCGAGCTCGACGCACTGGACTTGACCGTCCGTCCCCAGCTGCACCCCGAGCCGGCGCAAGGCGCGAACATCGAATTCGTGGTGCCGAGCGATCCCCTGGTGCGCGAAGGCGTGGGCTCGATCCGGATGCGGGTCTTCGAGCGCGGTGTGGGGGAGACGCTGAGCTGCGGCACGGGCGTGGCCGCGTCTGCGCTGGCCGTCCGCGACTGGGCCGGCGTCGCCGCCCCCGACCGCTGGTCGGTCGAAGTGCCGGGCGGTGTGCTGGGCGTGCGGATGGTCCCGGTGGCGGGCGAGCTGCACGTGCTGCTGTCCGGGCCTGCGACCCTCGTCTACTCCGGCGAGGTCGCGCTGGCCTGA
- a CDS encoding class I SAM-dependent methyltransferase yields the protein MSGDHYFSASPASAENLRRIRATLAGAEVELTTAGGVFSPDHVDSGTAVLLANTPPPPPGGHLLDLGSGWGPIALSLAMQAPHATVWAVDVNDRALDLVRRNAHDLGLVNVNAVRPDDVPEDVTFRTIRSNPPIRVGKNELHGLLERWIPRLDERSDAWLVVQRNLGSDSLQRWLAASFTPGFSVHRTATARGFRVIKVRRHGSPPTSEIDVI from the coding sequence ATGTCGGGGGACCACTACTTCAGCGCGTCGCCGGCGAGTGCAGAGAACCTCCGCCGCATCCGTGCGACCCTCGCGGGTGCCGAGGTGGAGCTCACCACCGCGGGCGGGGTGTTCAGCCCCGATCACGTGGACTCCGGCACCGCCGTCCTTCTGGCCAACACCCCTCCGCCCCCGCCCGGCGGCCACCTGCTCGACCTGGGCAGCGGATGGGGTCCGATCGCGCTGTCGCTGGCGATGCAAGCGCCGCACGCCACGGTGTGGGCGGTCGATGTCAACGACCGGGCGCTCGACCTCGTCAGACGGAACGCCCACGACCTCGGTCTCGTCAATGTCAACGCTGTGCGCCCCGACGATGTTCCCGAGGACGTCACGTTCCGGACGATCCGCTCCAATCCCCCGATCCGGGTGGGCAAGAACGAACTGCACGGCCTTCTCGAGCGGTGGATCCCGCGCCTGGACGAGCGCTCCGACGCGTGGCTCGTCGTGCAGCGCAACCTCGGATCCGATTCGCTGCAGCGCTGGCTGGCAGCGTCCTTCACGCCGGGCTTCAGCGTGCACAGAACGGCGACGGCGCGCGGATTCCGCGTGATCAAGGTACGCCGACACGGCTCTCCGCCGACGAGCGAGATCGACGTGATCTGA
- the hflX gene encoding GTPase HflX yields the protein MTDTTKSDAVQVDEAVDPVQRVLDRAQSHAGVRVFGAAQALQDTATATSSDTDGEQWDREERAALRRVPGLSTELEDVTEVEYRQLRLENVVLVGVHPQGEQEDAENSLRELAALAETAGAVVLDGVMQRRPHPDPATYVGRGKAAELRDIVAAVGADTVIADTELAPSQRRALEDVVKVKVIDRTTVILDIFSQHAKSREGKAQVELAQLEYLLPRLRGWGDSMSRQAGGQVGAGGAGMGSRGPGETKIELDRRRIRTKMALLRRQIRDFAPARDAKRAERKRHTIPSVAIAGYTNAGKSSLLNRLTSAGVLVENALFATLDATVRRAAASDGRVYTLTDTVGFVRNLPHQLVEAFRSTLEEVGEADVIVHVVDAAHPDPAAQLQTVRDVIGDVGARDITEIVVFNKADLVDEDTRLVLRGLEPRALFASSRTGEGIDELRAAIEAALPLPAVEIRALVPYDRGDLVSAAHESGIIVSETHEEGGTALHAHVSERLAAELAAFAL from the coding sequence ATGACGGATACCACGAAATCGGACGCTGTGCAGGTCGACGAGGCGGTCGACCCGGTGCAGCGCGTCCTCGACCGAGCGCAGTCCCACGCGGGCGTCCGCGTGTTCGGTGCCGCTCAGGCGCTGCAGGACACCGCGACCGCGACCTCGTCCGACACGGACGGAGAGCAGTGGGACCGCGAGGAGCGCGCGGCCCTGCGTCGGGTGCCGGGGCTGTCCACCGAGCTCGAGGACGTCACCGAGGTCGAATACCGGCAGCTCCGCCTCGAGAACGTCGTGCTCGTGGGCGTCCATCCGCAGGGCGAGCAGGAGGACGCGGAGAACTCCCTGCGCGAACTCGCGGCTCTCGCCGAGACCGCCGGCGCCGTCGTGCTCGACGGTGTCATGCAGCGCCGACCGCACCCGGACCCGGCCACGTACGTCGGGCGAGGCAAGGCGGCGGAACTGCGGGACATCGTCGCCGCGGTGGGTGCGGACACCGTGATCGCCGACACCGAACTCGCGCCGAGCCAGCGTCGCGCGCTCGAGGACGTTGTGAAGGTCAAGGTGATCGACCGCACGACGGTGATCCTCGACATCTTCAGCCAGCACGCGAAGAGCCGCGAGGGCAAGGCCCAGGTCGAGCTCGCCCAGCTCGAATACCTGCTGCCGCGCCTGCGCGGCTGGGGCGACTCGATGAGCCGCCAGGCCGGTGGCCAGGTGGGCGCGGGCGGCGCGGGAATGGGTTCACGCGGTCCCGGTGAGACGAAGATCGAGCTCGACCGCCGGCGGATCCGCACCAAAATGGCCCTGCTGCGCCGACAGATCCGTGATTTCGCTCCCGCACGCGATGCCAAACGCGCCGAGCGCAAACGCCACACGATCCCTTCGGTCGCGATCGCCGGGTACACCAACGCCGGCAAGTCCAGCCTGCTGAACCGTCTCACCAGCGCGGGAGTCCTCGTCGAGAACGCCCTGTTCGCGACGCTCGATGCGACGGTGCGCCGTGCCGCTGCATCCGACGGACGCGTCTACACGCTCACCGACACGGTCGGCTTCGTCCGCAATCTGCCGCACCAGCTCGTCGAGGCCTTCCGGTCGACTCTCGAGGAAGTCGGCGAGGCGGACGTGATCGTCCACGTCGTGGATGCCGCGCACCCCGATCCCGCCGCGCAGCTGCAGACGGTCCGCGATGTGATCGGCGACGTCGGTGCGCGCGACATCACCGAGATCGTCGTCTTCAACAAGGCCGACCTCGTCGACGAGGACACCCGCCTCGTGCTGCGTGGACTCGAGCCGCGTGCTCTGTTCGCCTCGTCGCGCACCGGTGAGGGCATCGATGAGCTGCGCGCGGCGATCGAGGCGGCGCTGCCGCTGCCGGCGGTGGAGATCCGTGCGCTCGTGCCCTACGACCGCGGCGACCTGGTGTCGGCGGCGCACGAGAGCGGCATCATCGTCTCCGAGACGCACGAGGAGGGCGGTACGGCCCTGCACGCGCACGTGTCCGAGCGTCTGGCGGCGGAGCTCGCGGCGTTCGCGCTCTGA